Part of the Patescibacteria group bacterium genome, TAATTTTATTCTGCTCTAAAACCGCCGCGATATAAGCCAGGCCTATCGGAGGATTTACTCCCCAAGCGCCGGTTTTTCTTTGGGTGTTATAGTTCGGCTGGATTAATAAAACTTTATTTTCCATTATTTTAAATTATGGCGTTACCGAGACTTCACATCCATATCAATAAAACACGGGCGAAAACCCGTAAAAAATAGCTGAAACTTCCAATAAATATAGTCAAATCATATCATTTTCTTAAGCGTCATGTCAAACCAATTTTTATATGAATACATTGGCTTTTCGCTTTGATTATGATATTATTAAGTTAAACTTAATGCAAAAATTAAGTAATTTGATTTATGCCAAAATTTAAAAATCAGGCTGTCATAATTTTATTTTTTACCGCCGCGCTTTTCGCTTTTTTGTTAAATTTAAAATTTTTAGGCGAACCGCCTTTACCGGGCGGAGACGATTATTATTATAATTATGCCGCGCAAAATTTATTGGAAAAAGGCAGCTTATTCTCCGATCAAAACGAATCGGTTGTTATGGCCGATTCTATGTACCCGATGTTTTTAGCCGGCATTTATAAAATTTTCGGCAGGGAAAATTATGACGCGGTCAGAATTGCTCAAATTTTATTATTCGCCCTTACGGCTCTTTTGGTTTACGGCATCGCCAAACTTATTTTTAAAGACGAAAAATTAGCGCTTATAGCCGGCTGGCTGTCCGCCATATTTTACCCCTTGGCCGGATTTACCATTCGCGTAATAAGAGAGCCTTTGATGGCCTTTTTAATAGTCCTCTCAATCTGGCTGCTGCTAAAAGCCCAGCAGACGTTAAAATTCAAGTGGTTCGCCCTGTCGGGATTAAGCGTCGGAGCTATGGCTTTAACCAACTCCATCGCCCAGCCGTTTGTTTTATTCGTTATCTTCGGCTTTATTTTAATCTTCGGCCGCGAGTTTTTCACTAAACGCCAGCTATTAAGGGTCGGCTTATTTCTATTATGTTTTCTAATTTTAGTACTTGGCTTTCTTTATCGCTTTCATTGGGAAAAGGGCGCCGATCCCCTGGCTTCAAAATCCGGCGTTTTAGGCCGTAAGGCGGAAATGATTCAGACGATGCGAGGAGAAACTTACTTTAGAAATTTAGGCGGCTTGCTTTTTGGCTATTATTTTTTTGAAAAAGAGGGTTTTAATGTGCAAACCTTCTTAAACCACCGCGGCACTTCGGCTAAAATATCGCTCTTGGCGACCGAGGGATACAGCCCACAAGAGCGGAGTAAAATATTATTTCAGGATAGCCTTTCCATTATAACGGGCAATATTCAGCGCTATTTCGCCGTAACTTTACTTGACTTCCTGCAATTTAACAACCTAATGCTGCCTAATCCCGCTTCTTTTGACCCGGCGCCGGGGCAAAATTTATTTATTGAAGGTTCTCACCCGGAAATTCCCATACCGCTTAAAGTAATAATATTGCTTAGCTTAAGAATTGTTTATTGGCTGTTTTTCGGCTTGGTAATCTACGGCCTTATTAAAGCCCTAAAAGATTGGCGTCGTTTTATTTGGCTGATTCTAATAGTTGTTTACTATAATTTAATCTACAGCGCCATATTCGGCATACCCCGCTATTCGGTGTCTATTTACCCGTTTTATATTATCTTTTTTGCCTTAGGCCTATCTACGGTTTACGAAAAATTTAAGTTAAATAAAACCGCTTTAACTCAATAAACATGCCGACAATTTTTACCATCCCCAAGCCGTTCATCGATCCAAAAATTAATATCATCCAAACAAACGCTATTACCAGCTGGACTAAATTGGGCGGCGATTTTAAAATAATTTTAATCGGTGATGAAGACGGCGTGGCTGAAATCGCTCAAAAACTCAATTTGCAGCAAATTAAAGAAGTTAAAAAAAATCAATTCGGCACGCCGCTCTTAAGCTCGGCTTTTTCTCTGACCCGCGCCGCCAGCCAAACCGGCACTTTAATTTATGCCAATTCAGACATTATTTTTCCGAAGAATCTTCCCGAAATATTTAAATACCTGCCGCAGAACAATTTTTTAGCCGCCGGGCGAAGATGGGATTTAGCCATTAGCGAATTTATTGATTTTTCCAATCCAAAATGGGAAGCGGAATTAAAAATTAAAATAAAAAAAGACGGGCGCTTGCATTCGCCCGCCGGCATGGATTATTATATTTTCCCTCGCGATCTCTTGGCTAATTTGCCGGATTTCGCCGTCGGCCGAGTCGGCTGGGATAATTGGGTCATACATGAAGCTAAAAGAAAAAAAATCTCCTTAATTGATATTACGGCTTTTAGCCAAGTAATCCATCAAAACCACGATTACCCGGCTTTTAACAAAGGCGCGGCCAGAAAAACCAATCCCGAAGCGAAAAAAAATTCCAGTTTTTCCCAAAGCATTTCAGCCATCTACAATATTGAAGACGCGAATTATATACTAACCGATAAAGGACTAAAAAGAAATCACGGTAGATGGCTCTCGTTTTTTAAGAGATATATAAAATATAAGCTAAATTAAAAAACCAGCAGGAAAATTATTTTTATCGCGCATATGAAATTGTAGCGATTTTTTACAAAAATTATTACCGCTTAAATACCAACAAAATAATTTTTGTAAAAAATGCCCAAATTTCATCTAAGCGGAAAGATAATTTTCCTGCCGGTCATATTCATTTAATTTGAGATAAATTCCAAAATATTTTTCGCTCGCTTATCCCAGCCATACTGCTCCGCGTCAGAAACGGCTTGCCCGGACAGCTTAACCGATAAAACAGGGTCGTTTAGAGCCTGTTTTATTTTTTCCGCCAAATCTTCCGAATCGCCGGGCCGGCAAAAAAGGCAATTTTTATCATTTAAAATTTCTTTAATGCTTGGCAAATCTGAAGCGATTATCGGCCGGCCGGCGGCTAAATATTCAAACATTTTTAAAGGAGCCATAAAAAATTCATAATAAGCGGTTTTCGGAAAAGGCATTAAAAGCAAGTCGGACGCCCTTTGAAACAAGGCTAATTCTTTCTGGGTTTGCCGCTCGAAAAAATAAGTTTGCTCTATAATATTAAATTCAGAAGCAATATTTTTATAATATTCAATATCTTTATCATTGCCGCCGACGGCCAAAAAAACAATATTTTTATCGTTTAAAATTTTCAAAGCTTTCAGTATATCAATAATCCCCTTTTCAAAACCCGAGGTTCTAAAACTTCCGGTATAAAGCAATATTTTTTTATCCTTGGCGCCGGCTAAATTTTCTAAATTCAGCTGCTTAATCGCCTCGTCCTTAGCCGTTTTAACGGCGAAAATATCCATATCAATGCCGTTGGGCGCGACTAAAATTTTTTCTTGATTAAAGCTTTTTTTTATAAATTCATTTTTAATAAAACTATTCGTGGCAACAATATAATTCACCCGTTTAAGCAGAAAGAAAACTAATTTTTCCTGTTTAATCGGCCAATTATGGCTTTCGTAGCAGGTTTTAAACCCTCTTAAGCCGAAAACCCAGGCCGCGCCCCTATCTCTCGTATAGACCAGCGAATCTTTATCAATTTTAATAAAAAACATTTTAACGGTAAAAAACAGCCATTGCAAATACATGGAAAAACGGCCTAAAAATTTCTCATAAAGTAAAAAATCAGGCAGATTTATCAAGCTGAATTTAAAATTTCTTTCTAAGCCGTAAAAATCAAACAAATCTTGCTTGATTGAATTTTCTTTGGTTGGCGCCAATAATTCAACCTCGGCGCCGGCAACGGCAAATTGTTCGCACATTTTTGTTATTTGATAGCCGTGCGCTCGCTCGGTCGGTATCCTTGAATTGGCAATGTAAATTATTTTCATTTTTTTAAAATGTCTATGATTTTTTTTATTAATTTACCCAAGCCATAATCCGCCTTAACCCTATTTAATAATTCCAGGCGAATTTTTTCTTGGCCATTTAAATTTTTATACGCTGATATCTTTTCCGCCAGCTCGCCCGCTTCGGCTTTTTCCAAAATAAAATATTTTTCATAATCCTTAAAAATACCGCTAAAAATTTTATTAAGCGCGATAGCCGGAACGCCTAAAGCTAATGATTCTAAAACCGCCTTGTCCAAGCCGCCGGTCGGGCATAAGTTTACGGATAAATCAGCGCTGCTTAAATAACCGGGAATTTTATTATGCGGCACGCTGCCGGTAAAAATTATATTTTTACTTAAGCCATATTTTTCAACTAAACTCTTTAATCCATTTAAATATATTTTATCAGCGCTCGTCGCCGGCGCGCCGATTAATTCCGCCGCGAGGCCATTTATATTTTTATTATTTATTAAAATATTAAAGGCCTCAATCAATAATTTTTGATTTTTAATTTCGCTTATCCTGCCCAAATAAATAATTTTAAAATTTCCTCCGGCTTGGCGGCCGGCCGGGGGAAAAAATTTTTTCATATCAACGCCATGCCCGACATATCTTACTTTTTCGCTTTTTAATTTAAAGCTTTCGCCAGAGGCGGTAAGTATATTATTACTTAATATTTCCGCTAACTTAAGCCCTAAACTAGTTTTTTTATGCTGATACCACAGGCTTATTTTTTTACCGGTTAATTTCCAGAATAATCCTCCCATAACCACGTACTCTTTATTCATATGGACAAAGACCGTATCGTAATCATCGCGTAATTTCCAAATATAGCGGTAAAAATTAATTAAATATTCTAATTTTGGCGCGCCCCGCTCTTTGCCGAGCGATAAAACTTTTACATTGGCCGGCAAATCATATTCGCCGATCCCTAAAGCGATAACGACCACTTTTTCGCAATGCCCGGCAAATTCAGCAATCCAGGCATGAAAAAACCCGAGTAAGTCGTCGTTGATATCTACTTTTTGGGTTATAATTAATAATTTCATAAAAGTGCCTCCCACGATTTTTTATATCCATTTAAATATTCTTGTTTGCCCGGCAAACTTTTTACGGCTGCAAGCCCGGCCGCTTTGAAATTCCGGCGAGAATTTTCATCAGACAGTATTTTTTTAATAGCGTTCGCTAAAGCCTGGCTATCGCCAACCGGGACAACCAAGCCGTTTTCTCCGTCGCGCACCAGCTCGCCGGCGCAGCCCACATCGGTCATCACTATCGGACAGCCGGCCGCTAAAGCCTCAACTATAGACATGCCCCAGCCTTCGTAATTAGAAGATAATAAAAACACATCCGCGCTTTTATAATAAGAAGCTAAATCGCCGGCCCAAGGCTCAAAAGCAATATTTCCGCCTAAAAATTTCCGGCCGATTTTTTTTAAAAATTTCCGCTCTTTCCCCGCGCCGGCGATAATCAAACCGGCTCGCGGATATTTTTTAATCACCTCGGCCATGGCTTTAACGGCCAGGCCGATATTTTTTTCCCGGCTTAAGCGCGACGCCATTAAAATTATTTTTTCAAATTGCGGATATTTATTCTTTAAATTATCCCCTGCCGGAGCCGCGATAAACTTTTCAACCTCGGTGAATATCGGCAAAACAAAAATTTTATCTTCTTTAACTCCGCGCCGAATCAGCGAATTTTTTATTCGCCCGCTCACTACTCGAAAACCGTCGGCGCGGCTGATTAAAAATTCGGCGAGCATTACCCTGAATCTATTCGCTAAAGACTGGCGCCTAAAATAAGGGCTGAACAAATCCGTATGAATTTGCAGCTGCAATTTAATCTTATTGATTTTCGCGATCAGCCAACCGGCTAAACCGGTTTCAAACGGATCTTGCGTAAATAGCAAATCAATTTTATCTCGCGCGATTATTTTTTTCGCCAACCTGAAAGAATCAAAAAAATAAAATAAGCGGCAGCAAGAATTAGTCGGATAAACAAACAGCTTGTTTTCGTAAACTATAGGCGCGAATTTATTTTTCGTCCAAACAATTACCGATATTTTATCAGCCAACCGGCTATACTCCTTTAGCCGCGCCAAACTGGCCGAGTTTTCGGAAAATATGGCTTTGTCTAAATTGATTACCAGTAAATTCATATCTCATTGATTTATTATTCATGTTTCAACTTAATTAATGTTCTAAAATTAGTAATTTTTTGAAGCGAGGACTGTTTGAGCCCGAGTAATCTCGGGCGAGTTCCGCAGCGATAAAAATTATCTAATTTTAGAACATTACTTTTGTTTTAAATGGCCTATTTTTTCATTAAATTATAAATCTTTCTCATAACTTTACCCGGCCAGCTTTTTTCCTCTAAAGCTACGCCGGCTAAATATTCTATCAAATAAATATCATAGGGCATGGCGAACCATCTATGCTTTATCCTAAATTCCAGCCATTTATTCACCGGACCAAGCTTTAACTTTAACAGCTTAAAATATTCGCGAATGCGCCAAACTTTTTCGCCGTCAGCCCAAGGCGTGGAAAAATCTTTTCTAAAGCGGTCAATTTTCCCCCAGTCTTCGGTTTTAAGCGGCGGCTTAAAGCCCTGTTTTACCGCGAAATCATACATCAGCGACCCGGGATAAGGCATATAAGCGCCTAAGGAAAAAGCCGCGGCCCGAGGGTGAATTTTATAAATTTTATACAATAAATCAATCGTAGCTTCAAATTCTTCTTTAGTTTCGGTCGGCAGGCCGACAATCACCGAATAACTGGCCGGGATATCATATTCGGCCAATATTTTTACTCCGGTAATCAATCTTTCAACCGTAAAATTCTTATTTATCAGCTTAAGCAAGCGGTCGCTGCCCGACTCAATGCCAATCAATAAATCAAAGGCCTGATATTTTTTAAGCGCCCGGGCGATATTTTTATCTATCATGTCAATCCTAACCTCAAGATGCGCCGGCAAGTCAATCCGCCGCAGAATCTCTAAAGCCCGATCTTTATCCACGAAAAAATTATCATCATAAAATTTTACCGCGTCAATCTGATAATTTTTTTTCAAAAATTCAATATCAGATACTACTCGGCCGATAGACCAAGCGCGCCAGCGGCTTTGGTTAAAGGCGCGGTTATAGCAAAAAGCGCAATTAAACGGGCAGCCGCGGCTAGCCTTATAGGCGATTACCCGCTTAAACTTATCCAATCTAAAAATATATTTATTAAGATCAATCAAGCTAAAATCCAAAGGCCAATCGTCAAGATTTTTTATCATCGGCCTGGGCGGATTAATCTTTACCGCGCCGCTCTCTTTATGGCCTAGCCCCAAAATATCAGCCAACGGCTCGCCTCGTTCCAGTCTGCCGGAAAATTCAACCGCGGTTTCTTCGCCCTCGCCCATAATTATATAATCTATATAACTTTCGCTCAAACATTGCTCGGGCAGAAGCGAAGGATGAATTCCGCCCCACATTATTTTTATATCGGCGCGCTCTTTTAATTTCCTGGACATGCTGGCGCTATGCATAGTCTGGCGTCCGGTCATTACGGAAAAGCCGGCATAAAACGGCTTCTCGGAAATTACATAATCCACGGTTTGATCAATCTCTTCTTCATTAATATTAACAAGCTCAACCGTAAAGCCGCGCTTTTTTAAGGCGCTGCCCACCGATAATATGCCAATCGGCAATATTTTTTCCGAATGGTCTTCCGAATGATTAATTTGGATTAAAATTATTTTAGTCATTTATTTTCGCCTTTAAACCAGGCCGGCAAATAAACTTTAGAAAAATCCACCGGCACGGTTTCTTCTTTCTCCGCTAAAACCCAAATATTGCCGCCCCAGTTTTGCAAGAGCGGTTCAAAAATAAAATTGAACCAATTTGGTTTTTTTCTAATCAAGCCGGAAGTTTTTAAAACCCGATAACCGGCCATTGCCATTAAATACTCCAAAGATTTTTTATTAAAAGCATAGAAATGGCAGCCGGAGCGATGCTTATTAAAAATTGACATCAGCGGTATCTGAATCACTAATTTTCCGCCCACCGGCAATAATCGCCGCGAGTCATACAAAAATTTATACGGGCTTATCATATGAACCAAAAAATCAGCGCACCAAATCAGGTCAAACTGCCCGCTGATTTTATTTAAATCTTCTTCGGCATTGCCGGAGACAACTTTAAGCCCAAGCGACCGGGCGTAATCGGCCTGATAAACGGCCGCCTCCAAGCCAACCGAATCTTCGGAAAAATGGATTAAATCATGGCCATAGCCGCAGCCGATATCCAGAACTTTCAGGCCATGATCAATCTTAAACCTTTGATGGATATATTGCTCTTCAGTCTGGCGGTCCTTAAAAAATTTATTAAAAATTCTAAGATTGCCCTCGGATGAACCCAAGCCCTTAGCCAGTAAGATTTTCTTTAATTCCTCGTTATTTTTTAACATAATTATTTTGCAACAAATTTTTTAGCCAGCTTAAACTCAATCGGCCAGGCGAAAAATTTTAATTTCCAGCGCAGTTGGCAAATTAGAACAAAAGCCAATTTAACAAGTCTTTGCGCTTTAACCGACGACCCCATAGCGCTCTTAAGGCTATGCGCGCCGAAACGGACATAGGCTTCCATGGATTCCACGTAATCCTTATGCTTAACCCAGTTAAAATTTTTAACCTGCAGATAATTAAGCTGATTTTTTACCAGCCGGCTCCAGGCTTCCAAACTCTCCGGCTCCCGCCAGCCGCTAGCTACGCATTCCAAATATAATTCCGACCCGGGATAAGGGCGGAAAGCCTGCGGGCCTAAAATTTGCACCTTATCGCTTAGTTTAATCAGCCGATCTATCAATTTTAAAGTTAATTTCATGTCGCTTTTTAATTCCCCGGGCAAACCGACCATAAAGGAAAATTGCGGAATAATGCCGTGCTTTAGGCATTGCTTGGCGGCATAAATAATTTGCGCCGGCGTAATATCTTTTTTAATTTTATCCAAAACTATCTGCGAGCCTGACTCGGCGCCGAAGGATAAAAGATAGCAGCCCGATCGCTTCATTTTCTCCAAAAAATCGTCATCAACCATAGCCGTACTGATATAATTGGCGCGCACGGTCGTCTCCCACGGGCGCTTAAACCCCTGCTCAACCATGCCGTTAACTATGGCTTTAGCCCGATTAATATCAACAAAAAAATTCTCGTCCCAAAAACGCAATTTCTTATTTTTAAAATACGGCTTATCGTTTATAATTTTTAAATCTTCCAAAACTTGCTCAACGCTCCGCGGCCGCCAATTATTTTTCAATATCGCGTTAATGCAAAAAGCGCAGCGGTGCGGACAGCCGCGCGAAGTTAACGTCGGGATTAAGCTTAAATTTTCTAAAATCTCCCTCGGCTCAAGCTCCCAGTTAAAAAGCGGCATGGCCGTCGGATTGAGCGGCGGTTGCGGTTGATTTACGATAACGTCTTTACCTTTTTTATAAGCGATGCCTTTTACCTTTTGCCAATCCGACTCAATGGCTAAATCATAGATGGCATATTCGCCATCGCCGATTACCACCGCGTCAATTAAATCATGCGCGACCGTTTGCTCGGGGAAAAAAGTCGGATGAGCGCCGCCCCAGATAATTCCGCATCGCGGATTAAGTTTTTTAGCCAGCTCGGATAATTCCAGCGCTTTCGGTATCTGCATGGTCATTACCGAAAAGCATATCAAATCGTAATTTACAACCTCGCGCGTAAAAATTTCCCAAAAATTTTTTTGCCGGACGCCGTCAAGAATTTTTACCTCTACGCCTTTAAAATCCAAATAAGTCGCGATGCTTAGAAGCCCGACCGAAACCGAGCTGTCATAATTATCTTTAACAATATTAAACGGCGGATTGATTAATAAAACTTTATTCACCCCGTTAGAAATTTCATTTTTACCATTCATATATTTTTCCATAGGAATATTAAATTAACATACAATTTCTAACGGGGTTCATAGGCCTTTTCCGGCTTAGCCGCTTGATTAAATATAAATTTTTTATAAATAAAATAGCTTTCTACGGCGATTAAGCCGCTGGCTATAATCTGCGCCGGCAGATACCAAATTTCAAAGCCGTCAACCATGGTATACATCAATAAGCCGTTTAGCCCCAAATTGGTTAAGGCCACGGCTAAGTATACTCCCATTTGCTTATAGATTGCCTCTTTGTCGCCGTCGCTAAAAGTCCAAAATTTCTGCAGAAAAAAACTGACTAAAAATGATACCGCAAACGACAAACTGCTTGAGACTAGATACCAAACGCCCAGAATATCCGTAAAAAAATAAAGCAAAGTTAAATTAGTAAAAGCGCCGACACTGCCGGCGATAAAAAATTTTACTGCTCGTTTATATTTCAACAATAAATTAAGCATAAATTTCTTATTTGTCATTGCGGGGAATTTTCTTGCTTTGTCATCTCAAATAGCGAAGCGACAAGAGATCTTTAATTCTTGCCAATCGCGCTAATCATCTATTATAGATTTCTCCCCCGCGAAACGCGGGGGTCGAAATGACATACCAAAACTCTATCTTCTCACTCCGAATTTAACGATATGCCAAAAAGCCGCCAAACCGTCTTTCCAATTGATTTTTTTACCTTCCTTATAAGTCCGGCCGCTGTAAGAAATACCGACCTCGTAAACCTTGAATTTATTTCTGCCGATCAGCATGGTAATCTCCGGTTCAATGCCGAAGCGGTTGGAAGTTAGGCGCGGCCTGATTTTTTCCAAAGAAGCTTTGGAAAAAACTTTATAGCAGGTTTCCATGTCGCTTAAATTAAGATTGCTTAAAGCGTTGGATAAGATAGTCAGCAGTTTATTGCCCAGATAATGCCAGAAATATAAAACCCGGCGCGTTTCGCCGCCGCCGATCAATCGCGAGCCATAAACTACGTCAGCCTTGCCGTCCATTATCGGCTTAATCAATTTGCCATATTCTTCCGGATCATATTCTAAGTCAGCGTCCTGGACAATAATAATATCGCCGCTAGCCTGATTAAAGCCAAGCCGCACGGCCGCGCCTTTGCCC contains:
- a CDS encoding glycosyltransferase family 39 protein; the encoded protein is MPKFKNQAVIILFFTAALFAFLLNLKFLGEPPLPGGDDYYYNYAAQNLLEKGSLFSDQNESVVMADSMYPMFLAGIYKIFGRENYDAVRIAQILLFALTALLVYGIAKLIFKDEKLALIAGWLSAIFYPLAGFTIRVIREPLMAFLIVLSIWLLLKAQQTLKFKWFALSGLSVGAMALTNSIAQPFVLFVIFGFILIFGREFFTKRQLLRVGLFLLCFLILVLGFLYRFHWEKGADPLASKSGVLGRKAEMIQTMRGETYFRNLGGLLFGYYFFEKEGFNVQTFLNHRGTSAKISLLATEGYSPQERSKILFQDSLSIITGNIQRYFAVTLLDFLQFNNLMLPNPASFDPAPGQNLFIEGSHPEIPIPLKVIILLSLRIVYWLFFGLVIYGLIKALKDWRRFIWLILIVVYYNLIYSAIFGIPRYSVSIYPFYIIFFALGLSTVYEKFKLNKTALTQ
- a CDS encoding glycosyltransferase, with translation MKIIYIANSRIPTERAHGYQITKMCEQFAVAGAEVELLAPTKENSIKQDLFDFYGLERNFKFSLINLPDFLLYEKFLGRFSMYLQWLFFTVKMFFIKIDKDSLVYTRDRGAAWVFGLRGFKTCYESHNWPIKQEKLVFFLLKRVNYIVATNSFIKNEFIKKSFNQEKILVAPNGIDMDIFAVKTAKDEAIKQLNLENLAGAKDKKILLYTGSFRTSGFEKGIIDILKALKILNDKNIVFLAVGGNDKDIEYYKNIASEFNIIEQTYFFERQTQKELALFQRASDLLLMPFPKTAYYEFFMAPLKMFEYLAAGRPIIASDLPSIKEILNDKNCLFCRPGDSEDLAEKIKQALNDPVLSVKLSGQAVSDAEQYGWDKRAKNILEFISN
- a CDS encoding glycosyltransferase family 4 protein translates to MKLLIITQKVDINDDLLGFFHAWIAEFAGHCEKVVVIALGIGEYDLPANVKVLSLGKERGAPKLEYLINFYRYIWKLRDDYDTVFVHMNKEYVVMGGLFWKLTGKKISLWYQHKKTSLGLKLAEILSNNILTASGESFKLKSEKVRYVGHGVDMKKFFPPAGRQAGGNFKIIYLGRISEIKNQKLLIEAFNILINNKNINGLAAELIGAPATSADKIYLNGLKSLVEKYGLSKNIIFTGSVPHNKIPGYLSSADLSVNLCPTGGLDKAVLESLALGVPAIALNKIFSGIFKDYEKYFILEKAEAGELAEKISAYKNLNGQEKIRLELLNRVKADYGLGKLIKKIIDILKK
- a CDS encoding glycosyltransferase family 4 protein, with the protein product MNLLVINLDKAIFSENSASLARLKEYSRLADKISVIVWTKNKFAPIVYENKLFVYPTNSCCRLFYFFDSFRLAKKIIARDKIDLLFTQDPFETGLAGWLIAKINKIKLQLQIHTDLFSPYFRRQSLANRFRVMLAEFLISRADGFRVVSGRIKNSLIRRGVKEDKIFVLPIFTEVEKFIAAPAGDNLKNKYPQFEKIILMASRLSREKNIGLAVKAMAEVIKKYPRAGLIIAGAGKERKFLKKIGRKFLGGNIAFEPWAGDLASYYKSADVFLLSSNYEGWGMSIVEALAAGCPIVMTDVGCAGELVRDGENGLVVPVGDSQALANAIKKILSDENSRRNFKAAGLAAVKSLPGKQEYLNGYKKSWEALL
- a CDS encoding radical SAM protein, which translates into the protein MTKIILIQINHSEDHSEKILPIGILSVGSALKKRGFTVELVNINEEEIDQTVDYVISEKPFYAGFSVMTGRQTMHSASMSRKLKERADIKIMWGGIHPSLLPEQCLSESYIDYIIMGEGEETAVEFSGRLERGEPLADILGLGHKESGAVKINPPRPMIKNLDDWPLDFSLIDLNKYIFRLDKFKRVIAYKASRGCPFNCAFCYNRAFNQSRWRAWSIGRVVSDIEFLKKNYQIDAVKFYDDNFFVDKDRALEILRRIDLPAHLEVRIDMIDKNIARALKKYQAFDLLIGIESGSDRLLKLINKNFTVERLITGVKILAEYDIPASYSVIVGLPTETKEEFEATIDLLYKIYKIHPRAAAFSLGAYMPYPGSLMYDFAVKQGFKPPLKTEDWGKIDRFRKDFSTPWADGEKVWRIREYFKLLKLKLGPVNKWLEFRIKHRWFAMPYDIYLIEYLAGVALEEKSWPGKVMRKIYNLMKK
- a CDS encoding class I SAM-dependent methyltransferase is translated as MLKNNEELKKILLAKGLGSSEGNLRIFNKFFKDRQTEEQYIHQRFKIDHGLKVLDIGCGYGHDLIHFSEDSVGLEAAVYQADYARSLGLKVVSGNAEEDLNKISGQFDLIWCADFLVHMISPYKFLYDSRRLLPVGGKLVIQIPLMSIFNKHRSGCHFYAFNKKSLEYLMAMAGYRVLKTSGLIRKKPNWFNFIFEPLLQNWGGNIWVLAEKEETVPVDFSKVYLPAWFKGENK
- a CDS encoding radical SAM protein, which produces MEKYMNGKNEISNGVNKVLLINPPFNIVKDNYDSSVSVGLLSIATYLDFKGVEVKILDGVRQKNFWEIFTREVVNYDLICFSVMTMQIPKALELSELAKKLNPRCGIIWGGAHPTFFPEQTVAHDLIDAVVIGDGEYAIYDLAIESDWQKVKGIAYKKGKDVIVNQPQPPLNPTAMPLFNWELEPREILENLSLIPTLTSRGCPHRCAFCINAILKNNWRPRSVEQVLEDLKIINDKPYFKNKKLRFWDENFFVDINRAKAIVNGMVEQGFKRPWETTVRANYISTAMVDDDFLEKMKRSGCYLLSFGAESGSQIVLDKIKKDITPAQIIYAAKQCLKHGIIPQFSFMVGLPGELKSDMKLTLKLIDRLIKLSDKVQILGPQAFRPYPGSELYLECVASGWREPESLEAWSRLVKNQLNYLQVKNFNWVKHKDYVESMEAYVRFGAHSLKSAMGSSVKAQRLVKLAFVLICQLRWKLKFFAWPIEFKLAKKFVAK
- a CDS encoding GtrA family protein encodes the protein MLNLLLKYKRAVKFFIAGSVGAFTNLTLLYFFTDILGVWYLVSSSLSFAVSFLVSFFLQKFWTFSDGDKEAIYKQMGVYLAVALTNLGLNGLLMYTMVDGFEIWYLPAQIIASGLIAVESYFIYKKFIFNQAAKPEKAYEPR
- a CDS encoding glycosyltransferase family 2 protein, producing MKLSIVIPVFNEKNTILEVLKRVEAVVLPLGKEIILVDDCSTDGTREMLKSLPAEKYRIFYHDINQGKGAAVRLGFNQASGDIIIVQDADLEYDPEEYGKLIKPIMDGKADVVYGSRLIGGGETRRVLYFWHYLGNKLLTILSNALSNLNLSDMETCYKVFSKASLEKIRPRLTSNRFGIEPEITMLIGRNKFKVYEVGISYSGRTYKEGKKINWKDGLAAFWHIVKFGVRR